Below is a genomic region from Acidimicrobiia bacterium.
TACGACTTCCCGTCCGCGGGTGAGCGCCTGCAGGTCCTCGACGAGACGCTGACGGTCGTGAAGCGGATGTGGACCGAGGAGACCGTCACCTTCGACGGCAAGCACCTGCACTTCGACGGCGCGTACTGCGACCCGAAGCCGATCCAGCAGCTTCCGCCCGTCTGGGTCGGTGGCGGGGGCGAGAAGGTGACGCTCGGGATCGCGGCCCGCCATGCGGACGCGACGAACTGGCAGGTCGGGCTGGACGCGTTCGTGCGCAAGTCACAGGTGCTACGGGAGCACTGCGAGCGCACGGGTCGCGACTTCGACGGGATCGTGCGGACGCACGGGCCCGACTGCCGGATCTTCGAGACCGACGCCGACCTGCGCCGGTGGATGGACGAGCCCGACGGCGGCGACCTCTGGGGCAACGACGACCCGGAGGAGTACGTGCGCGACAACCTCGTCGGGACGGTGGAGCAGGTGACCGAGAAGGTGC
It encodes:
- a CDS encoding LLM class flavin-dependent oxidoreductase, translating into YDFPSAGERLQVLDETLTVVKRMWTEETVTFDGKHLHFDGAYCDPKPIQQLPPVWVGGGGEKVTLGIAARHADATNWQVGLDAFVRKSQVLREHCERTGRDFDGIVRTHGPDCRIFETDADLRRWMDEPDGGDLWGNDDPEEYVRDNLVGTVEQVTEKVQAFVDAGCRAFVLWFRDAPSSASLEAFAREVAPQITA